A window of the Streptomyces sp. NBC_00250 genome harbors these coding sequences:
- a CDS encoding spore-associated protein A, with protein MSVDACGSRRLRGLRISASMVTAGAMTAGLMVLAAPAAEAAGYGLCGSGHKLIDSAPIGNLGTAYLTWNAESGRNCLVVVRGDPGAPLRMSAVIGRDDGVQDSDSGSYSSYAGPVYVDGRGSCIDWGGVIHDQEINRWHSHCG; from the coding sequence ATGAGCGTCGACGCATGCGGCTCCCGGCGGCTCCGGGGTCTCCGGATCTCCGCTTCCATGGTCACCGCAGGGGCGATGACGGCAGGACTGATGGTCCTTGCCGCTCCCGCCGCCGAGGCAGCCGGGTACGGGCTCTGCGGGAGCGGCCACAAGCTCATCGATTCCGCACCGATCGGGAACCTCGGAACGGCATACCTGACCTGGAACGCGGAATCGGGCCGGAACTGCCTGGTCGTCGTGCGCGGCGATCCGGGCGCCCCTCTGCGGATGAGTGCGGTGATCGGGCGGGACGACGGCGTCCAGGACTCCGACTCCGGCTCCTACAGCTCATACGCGGGCCCGGTCTACGTGGACGGCCGCGGCAGCTGCATCGACTGGGGCGGTGTGATCCACGACCAGGAGATCAACCGCTGGCACTCTCACTGCGGCTAG
- a CDS encoding spore-associated protein A, whose protein sequence is MRKIRSLCLRAGVILSVAAGPFVLPAAAEAAPVNGTYNGSCGSGYGVVDSLDISGYGRAFLTWNKSNGHNCVVTQRYGANDGPVELYFMTAWIQRTADGFEEEDKGLYRHYAGPVYADGRATCIDWGGYVDDAPTGSYQFESHCG, encoded by the coding sequence GTGAGGAAGATCCGGTCACTCTGTCTCCGCGCGGGAGTCATCCTGTCCGTAGCGGCGGGCCCGTTCGTCCTTCCGGCCGCGGCCGAAGCTGCCCCGGTCAACGGGACCTACAACGGATCGTGCGGGTCCGGATACGGCGTGGTCGATTCCCTCGACATCAGCGGTTACGGACGCGCGTTTCTGACCTGGAACAAGTCCAATGGCCACAACTGCGTCGTCACGCAGAGGTACGGGGCGAACGACGGTCCCGTCGAGCTCTACTTCATGACGGCCTGGATCCAGCGGACCGCGGACGGCTTCGAGGAGGAGGACAAGGGTCTGTACCGCCACTACGCCGGTCCGGTCTACGCGGACGGGCGGGCCACCTGTATCGACTGGGGCGGCTATGTGGACGACGCACCCACCGGGTCGTACCAGTTCGAGTCGCACTGCGGTTAG
- a CDS encoding helix-turn-helix domain-containing protein yields MSATLDTAPLSPQERAEAVRHAIWESVVKIDIDHHHPPQDISVKVSLNTVGCIVICSGEATSLTIRRTQQLAREDTEPYVFLGLQATGTSLVQQNDRQAVLRAGEFALYDTSVPYALSFEAGVDHHFLRFPRSALALPERSLREMTAVTFGADNPVVALTFAYFSQLAVTDGLRHERHAQVITEPSVELIRAAVASRLGDSQLARESMETTLNLRIMRYMREHLRDRDLSATRIASVHGVSVRHLYTLLARSGITLGDWIRSQRLAGCHRELAAPNARHRTIAAIGRGWGFVDATHFSKVFKQEYGLTPRDWRDLNRASSPSLS; encoded by the coding sequence GTGAGTGCGACCCTGGACACCGCTCCTCTTTCCCCACAGGAGCGAGCGGAAGCGGTCCGGCATGCCATCTGGGAGTCGGTCGTGAAAATCGACATCGACCACCATCATCCGCCGCAGGATATCTCGGTCAAGGTCAGTCTCAATACGGTCGGTTGCATCGTCATCTGTTCAGGAGAGGCAACCAGCCTGACAATACGGCGGACGCAACAGCTGGCGCGCGAGGACACCGAGCCGTACGTCTTTCTCGGCCTCCAGGCAACGGGAACCAGTCTGGTCCAACAGAACGACCGGCAGGCAGTACTGAGAGCGGGAGAGTTCGCCCTCTACGACACATCCGTTCCGTACGCGCTCTCCTTCGAGGCCGGTGTCGACCATCACTTTCTGCGCTTTCCCCGCAGCGCGCTCGCGCTACCCGAGCGGTCGCTACGAGAGATGACCGCGGTCACGTTCGGCGCCGACAACCCCGTGGTCGCCCTTACCTTCGCGTACTTCTCCCAGTTGGCCGTCACGGACGGACTCCGCCACGAACGTCACGCCCAGGTGATCACTGAGCCGAGCGTCGAACTGATCCGCGCGGCCGTCGCCTCCCGGCTCGGCGACTCGCAGCTGGCCCGGGAATCGATGGAGACGACACTGAACCTTCGCATCATGAGATACATGCGGGAGCACTTACGTGATCGCGACCTGTCGGCTACGCGCATCGCGTCCGTCCACGGCGTCTCGGTCCGGCACCTCTACACGCTGCTCGCCCGGTCGGGTATCACCTTGGGCGACTGGATCCGCTCCCAGCGTCTGGCAGGCTGCCATCGGGAACTGGCCGCGCCGAACGCCCGGCACCGAACGATCGCCGCGATCGGGCGTGGTTGGGGCTTCGTGGACGCGACTCACTTCAGCAAGGTGTTCAAGCAGGAGTACGGCCTCACTCCACGGGACTGGCGCGACCTCAACCGCGCTTCGTCGCCGAGTCTCTCGTGA
- a CDS encoding spore-associated protein A, translated as MKRSIKAVTTSLIASGVLLMALPAAASAAEIPSYPGKAQAAAGYNGACGSGYTVIDSLRLESGANVFLTYSASGYNCVVTVAEYPGSPRPMSAWIQRTDDEASRDSDSAEYTAYAGPVYVYAKGSCVDWGGSYAYGKYQQYGAHCD; from the coding sequence ATGAAGAGAAGTATCAAGGCTGTCACCACATCGCTGATCGCAAGCGGTGTGCTGCTGATGGCGCTGCCCGCAGCAGCATCCGCAGCCGAGATCCCGTCGTATCCCGGAAAGGCTCAGGCGGCCGCCGGATACAACGGTGCCTGCGGCAGCGGGTACACGGTGATCGACAGCCTACGGCTGGAGTCGGGCGCCAACGTCTTCCTGACCTATTCGGCCAGTGGCTACAACTGTGTCGTGACAGTCGCCGAATACCCCGGGTCTCCCAGGCCCATGTCAGCGTGGATCCAGCGGACCGACGACGAAGCCTCCCGTGACTCCGACAGTGCCGAATACACCGCCTACGCCGGCCCGGTCTACGTCTACGCCAAGGGAAGCTGTGTCGACTGGGGAGGCTCGTACGCATACGGGAAGTACCAGCAATACGGCGCGCACTGCGATTGA
- a CDS encoding class I SAM-dependent RNA methyltransferase translates to MQNTPVSSLVGEEYEVEVGPVAHGGHCIARTEAGRVLFVRHALPGEKVIARVTEGEETSRFLRADAVSVLEASKDRVEAPCPFAGPGKCGGCDWQHAKPGAQRRLKGEVIAEQLMRLAGLTPEEAGWDGTVMPAEGDKLPQGEVPQWRTRVQYTIDAEGHAGLRKHRSHEVEVVDHCMIAAQGVSELGIEKRTWEGMASVEAIAASGSGDRQVILTPKPGGRLPLVELDKPVSVLRVDENDGGVHRVHGRAFVRERADDRTYRVGNGGFWQVHPKAAQTLMLAVMQGLTPRKGETALDLYCGVGLFAGALADRVGDQGAVLGIESGKRAVEDARHNLAAFPRVRIEQGKVESVLPRTGITEVDLIVLDPPRAGAGKQTVNHLAALGARRIAYVACDPAALARDIAYFADRGYKVRTLRAFDLFPMTHHVECVAILEPVKKDA, encoded by the coding sequence ATGCAGAACACCCCTGTTTCGTCGTTGGTCGGGGAAGAGTACGAGGTCGAGGTCGGTCCGGTGGCCCACGGCGGCCACTGCATCGCCCGCACAGAGGCGGGCCGCGTCCTCTTCGTCCGCCACGCACTGCCCGGCGAGAAGGTCATCGCCCGCGTGACCGAGGGCGAGGAGACCTCCCGCTTCCTGCGCGCGGACGCGGTGTCCGTGCTCGAGGCGTCGAAGGACCGCGTCGAGGCCCCCTGCCCGTTCGCCGGCCCGGGCAAGTGCGGCGGCTGCGACTGGCAGCACGCCAAGCCGGGCGCCCAGCGCCGCCTCAAGGGCGAGGTCATCGCCGAGCAGCTCATGCGGCTCGCCGGCCTCACCCCCGAGGAAGCCGGCTGGGACGGCACCGTCATGCCGGCCGAGGGCGACAAGCTTCCGCAGGGCGAGGTCCCGCAGTGGCGCACCCGCGTCCAGTACACGATCGACGCGGAAGGCCACGCGGGCCTGCGCAAGCACCGCTCGCACGAGGTCGAGGTCGTCGACCACTGCATGATCGCGGCGCAGGGCGTCTCGGAACTCGGCATCGAGAAGCGCACCTGGGAGGGCATGGCCTCGGTCGAGGCCATCGCCGCCTCCGGCTCGGGCGACCGCCAGGTGATCCTGACCCCCAAGCCCGGCGGCCGCCTCCCCCTGGTCGAACTGGACAAGCCGGTCTCCGTCCTCCGCGTCGACGAGAACGACGGCGGCGTCCACCGCGTCCACGGCCGAGCCTTCGTCCGCGAGCGCGCCGACGACCGCACCTACCGCGTCGGCAACGGCGGCTTCTGGCAGGTCCACCCGAAGGCCGCCCAGACCCTCATGCTCGCCGTCATGCAGGGCCTGACCCCCCGCAAGGGCGAAACCGCCCTCGACCTCTACTGCGGCGTCGGCCTCTTCGCGGGCGCCCTCGCCGACCGCGTCGGCGACCAGGGCGCGGTCCTCGGCATCGAGTCCGGCAAGCGCGCCGTCGAAGACGCCCGCCACAACCTGGCCGCCTTCCCGCGCGTCCGCATCGAACAGGGCAAGGTCGAATCGGTCCTCCCGCGCACCGGCATCACCGAAGTGGACCTGATCGTCCTCGACCCCCCGCGCGCCGGCGCCGGCAAGCAAACGGTCAACCACCTCGCCGCCCTCGGCGCCCGCCGCATCGCCTACGTAGCCTGCGACCCGGCAGCCCTGGCCCGAGACATCGCCTACTTCGCGGACCGCGGCTACAAGGTCCGCACGCTGCGGGCGTTCGACCTGTTCCCGATGACGCACCACGTGGAGTGCGTCGCCATCCTGGAGCCGGTGAAGAAGGACGCCTGA
- a CDS encoding P-loop NTPase fold protein: protein MSRRRPRPAWQVADFFALEREAEVYLAAIDACLAVPAVARRLGVRPQATAENARAAMLTEANVERAVAPCRATQERFRVLLERSERQRRRLDYLRDRTHPLTVVLCGITVLALLVVVFSSWPTALAAASAPPLTAAVIWRHQVWRMHVLLNLREWVLRPRVALLDRRTTWAAVAWSRDLQGNGVRPLIDRVVEALLGEDHDSLLLADNFHGLRSPRNPRYVVESLAARSLTRKIAQLESGGTIAVSGSRGAGKSTLLETCAGEAGFAVVVQAPATYSPHDFLLSLYVRTCESYLAHMGHEAPAFLRLSPFRRAARRLLPAMWRGLTVLAFGLAAGSLVVLGLAAVVRSLMVRQWPTVRAWARDIWSQALDVVFDIWEGERIGAAVLVVVAGVLLWSLRRWKRWRAVRRGARVTLVFAGAGLVVAAFGSLFGDDDVRTLLGEAVGKADGRGLLLLLVPLVGLLNVLTERPWEIRGRVLLTQRRRRLAGWALFLAGVALLFTVPLTQALAADRENPLRLAVALTGLVLIKMATWSPASPIPPLVTACRDELYRLQTVQTASSAVTAGPPQLLTAQTTSLSTMPPNFPELVSDFRALLTEIAAEQHRLEQRVVIAIDEVDRLGSDTAALAFLGEIKAILGVPHVHYLISVAEDVGASFVRRGLPHRGVTDSSLDDIVHVLPCTLEESKEILERRASGLSEPYKALTHALSGGVPRDLIRYGLRLDEIEAKTRFVELTDIAGQLILEELSDTLAGFRTLLGKQRWTARTGTILVAFRNAMDHLRPACPCGSAELRWALEHVAFHDLRRHLGEEAAAEVSDEARELLDEASAYALFSLTLLDVFGRGDFARRRDEAAARGPAGALELLGRARQELEVSPYSARHLIGSIRTAWRLPEGPTAGPSATIPAPRGADCPRHPRVSA, encoded by the coding sequence ATGTCCCGACGCCGCCCGCGCCCCGCCTGGCAGGTCGCCGACTTCTTCGCTCTGGAGCGGGAGGCGGAGGTGTACCTTGCGGCGATCGATGCCTGCCTGGCCGTGCCGGCCGTCGCACGGCGTCTCGGTGTGCGGCCCCAGGCCACGGCCGAGAACGCCCGTGCGGCCATGCTCACCGAGGCCAACGTCGAACGGGCTGTCGCGCCTTGCCGGGCCACCCAGGAGCGCTTCCGCGTGCTGCTGGAGCGAAGCGAGCGGCAGCGTCGACGGCTCGACTACCTCCGTGACCGCACGCATCCGCTGACTGTGGTCCTCTGCGGAATCACCGTGCTCGCCCTGCTGGTAGTGGTCTTCTCCTCCTGGCCGACAGCCCTCGCCGCAGCGTCGGCTCCGCCGCTGACCGCGGCGGTGATCTGGCGGCACCAGGTGTGGCGCATGCACGTCCTGCTCAACCTGCGGGAGTGGGTTCTGCGTCCGCGCGTCGCCCTGCTGGACAGAAGGACCACGTGGGCGGCAGTCGCCTGGAGCCGGGACCTCCAGGGAAATGGCGTCCGTCCGCTGATCGACCGGGTGGTCGAGGCACTGCTCGGCGAGGACCACGACTCACTGCTCCTCGCGGACAACTTCCACGGCCTGCGCTCGCCGCGCAATCCGCGGTACGTGGTCGAGAGCCTGGCCGCCCGGAGTCTGACCCGCAAGATCGCCCAGCTGGAGAGCGGCGGGACGATCGCGGTCAGCGGCTCCCGGGGCGCGGGCAAGTCGACCCTCCTGGAGACCTGCGCAGGCGAGGCCGGCTTCGCGGTCGTCGTGCAGGCCCCGGCCACCTACTCGCCACACGACTTCCTGCTGTCCCTCTACGTTCGAACCTGCGAGAGCTATCTCGCACACATGGGTCACGAGGCCCCCGCGTTCCTCCGGCTCTCGCCTTTCCGTAGAGCGGCGCGCCGACTGTTGCCGGCCATGTGGAGGGGGCTCACGGTGCTGGCCTTCGGGCTGGCGGCGGGCTCACTTGTCGTGCTTGGTCTGGCCGCAGTCGTGCGTTCCCTCATGGTCCGGCAGTGGCCGACCGTGCGCGCTTGGGCGAGGGACATCTGGAGCCAGGCGCTGGATGTGGTGTTCGACATCTGGGAGGGCGAGCGGATCGGCGCGGCGGTCCTCGTCGTGGTCGCCGGCGTCCTGTTGTGGAGCCTGCGGCGGTGGAAGCGGTGGCGAGCCGTTCGCCGAGGCGCCCGGGTCACCCTCGTCTTCGCGGGGGCGGGGCTGGTCGTCGCCGCCTTCGGCTCGCTGTTCGGCGATGACGACGTGCGCACCCTCCTGGGAGAGGCCGTCGGCAAGGCCGATGGAAGGGGCTTGCTCCTGCTGCTCGTCCCGCTCGTCGGCCTTCTCAACGTTCTCACCGAACGGCCGTGGGAGATCCGTGGGCGCGTCCTCCTCACCCAGCGCCGGCGGCGCCTGGCCGGATGGGCCCTCTTCCTCGCAGGTGTCGCGCTGCTCTTCACCGTGCCCCTGACACAGGCTCTGGCGGCCGACCGCGAGAACCCGCTTCGCCTCGCCGTCGCTCTCACGGGCCTGGTGCTGATCAAGATGGCCACGTGGAGCCCGGCGAGCCCGATCCCGCCGCTCGTCACCGCCTGCCGCGACGAGCTGTATCGGCTGCAGACCGTGCAGACGGCCTCCTCCGCCGTGACGGCCGGACCGCCACAACTGCTCACCGCGCAGACGACGTCGCTGTCGACCATGCCGCCGAACTTCCCGGAGCTGGTCTCCGACTTCCGTGCACTGCTGACGGAGATCGCCGCCGAGCAGCACCGGCTGGAGCAGCGGGTCGTGATCGCGATCGACGAGGTGGACCGCCTGGGCTCCGACACCGCGGCGCTCGCCTTTCTCGGCGAGATCAAGGCCATCCTCGGCGTGCCCCATGTCCACTACCTGATCTCGGTCGCCGAGGACGTCGGCGCGTCCTTCGTGCGTCGTGGGCTACCCCATCGTGGGGTCACCGACAGCTCGCTGGACGACATCGTGCACGTTCTGCCCTGCACGCTGGAGGAGTCCAAGGAGATTCTGGAGCGTCGGGCGTCCGGTCTCTCCGAGCCCTACAAGGCACTCACGCACGCCCTCTCGGGCGGCGTACCCAGGGACCTCATCCGCTACGGCCTGCGTCTGGACGAGATCGAGGCCAAGACACGGTTCGTCGAGCTCACCGACATCGCGGGGCAGTTGATCCTCGAGGAGCTCAGCGACACGCTCGCCGGGTTCCGTACCCTCCTGGGCAAGCAGCGGTGGACGGCGCGGACCGGCACGATCCTCGTCGCCTTCCGGAACGCGATGGACCATCTGCGTCCGGCCTGTCCCTGTGGCTCGGCCGAGCTCCGGTGGGCCCTCGAACACGTGGCCTTCCACGACCTCCGCCGGCATCTGGGCGAGGAGGCGGCCGCAGAGGTCTCGGACGAGGCCCGGGAACTCCTCGACGAAGCGTCGGCCTACGCCTTGTTCTCCCTGACCCTGCTCGACGTCTTCGGCAGGGGGGACTTCGCCCGCCGCCGGGATGAGGCAGCGGCCCGCGGCCCCGCCGGGGCTCTGGAGCTGCTCGGCCGCGCCCGTCAGGAGCTGGAGGTGTCCCCTTACAGCGCACGGCACTTGATCGGATCGATCCGTACGGCGTGGCGGCTGCCGGAGGGGCCGACCGCCGGCCCCTCGGCCACGATTCCGGCGCCCCGCGGCGCCGACTGCCCGCGCCATCCGAGGGTGTCGGCCTGA
- a CDS encoding APC family permease, producing MSKLTDLPKRILIGRALRSDKLGETLLSKRIALPVFASDPLSSVAYAPGEVLLVLSVAGLSAYHFSPWIALAVVVLMFTVVASYRQNVHAYPSGGGDYEVANTNLGPKAGLTVASALLVDYVLTVAVSISSGIENLGSAIPFVVEHKVACAVGVIVLLTVMNLRGVKESGSLFAIPTYVFVAGVFIMIAWGAYKGIVLDETMKAPTADFEIKAEHEGLAGFALVFLLLRAFSSGCAALTGVEAISNGVPAFRKPKSRNAATTLALMGGLAVTMFCGIIFLAMATDVRMAEKPTEDLLVNGVPVGEGYVQDPVISQVAAAVFGDGTFFFIVLAAATALVLFLAANTAYNGFPLLGSILAQDRYLPRQLHTRGDRLTFSNGIVLLAGAAALLVWVYGADSTKLIQLYIVGVFVSFTLSQTGMVRHWNRHLRTERDPAKRRHMIRSRAINAFGAFFTGLVLVVVLATKFTHGAWVALLGMVIFYGTMSAIRRHYDSVAAEIAAAEERPDEYVRPSRVRSVVLVSKLHKPTLRALAYAKLMHAHELEALTVNVDPVETKALREEWERRGINVPLKILDSPYREITRPVIEYVKNIRRESPRDAVSVYIPEYVVGHWYEHLLHNQSALRLKGRLLFTPGVMVTSVPYQLQSSEAAKKRARKRQDWNAPGSVRRGPVEKRQKEPTAKSN from the coding sequence GTGTCCAAACTGACCGACCTTCCCAAACGGATCCTGATCGGGCGGGCCCTGCGCAGCGACAAGCTCGGAGAGACTCTCCTCTCCAAGCGGATCGCGCTCCCCGTCTTCGCCTCCGACCCGCTGTCCTCGGTGGCGTACGCACCGGGCGAGGTGCTCCTCGTTCTGTCCGTGGCCGGTCTGTCGGCCTACCACTTCAGCCCGTGGATCGCCCTCGCGGTCGTCGTCCTGATGTTCACGGTCGTCGCCTCGTACCGGCAGAACGTCCACGCGTACCCGAGCGGCGGCGGCGACTACGAGGTCGCCAACACCAACCTCGGGCCCAAGGCCGGACTGACGGTCGCGAGCGCCCTGCTCGTCGACTACGTCCTGACCGTCGCCGTGTCGATCTCCTCGGGCATCGAGAACCTCGGCTCGGCGATCCCCTTCGTGGTCGAGCACAAGGTGGCCTGCGCGGTCGGCGTGATCGTGCTGCTGACCGTGATGAACCTGCGCGGCGTGAAGGAGTCGGGCTCGCTCTTCGCGATCCCGACGTACGTCTTCGTCGCCGGCGTCTTCATCATGATCGCCTGGGGCGCGTACAAGGGGATCGTCCTCGACGAGACCATGAAGGCGCCCACCGCCGACTTCGAGATCAAGGCCGAGCACGAGGGTCTGGCGGGCTTCGCGCTCGTCTTCCTGCTGCTGCGCGCCTTCTCCTCCGGCTGTGCGGCGCTCACCGGTGTCGAGGCCATCTCCAACGGCGTCCCCGCCTTCCGCAAGCCGAAGTCGAGGAACGCCGCCACCACGCTCGCCCTCATGGGCGGCCTGGCCGTCACCATGTTCTGCGGCATCATCTTCCTCGCCATGGCCACCGACGTACGGATGGCCGAGAAGCCCACCGAGGACCTGCTCGTCAACGGCGTGCCGGTCGGCGAGGGCTACGTCCAGGACCCGGTCATCTCCCAGGTCGCGGCCGCCGTCTTCGGCGACGGAACGTTCTTCTTCATCGTGCTCGCCGCCGCCACCGCGCTCGTCCTCTTCCTGGCCGCCAACACGGCGTACAACGGCTTCCCGCTCCTCGGCTCGATCCTCGCCCAGGACCGTTACCTGCCGCGCCAGCTGCACACCCGCGGCGACCGCCTCACCTTCTCCAACGGCATCGTGCTCCTCGCCGGCGCCGCGGCCCTGCTCGTCTGGGTCTACGGAGCCGACTCGACCAAGCTGATCCAGCTGTACATCGTCGGCGTCTTCGTCTCCTTCACGCTCAGCCAGACCGGCATGGTCCGGCACTGGAACCGGCACCTGAGGACCGAGAGGGACCCGGCCAAGCGCCGCCACATGATCCGCTCCCGCGCGATCAACGCCTTCGGCGCCTTCTTCACCGGCCTCGTCCTCGTCGTCGTCCTCGCCACCAAGTTCACCCACGGCGCCTGGGTCGCCCTGCTCGGCATGGTGATCTTCTACGGGACGATGTCCGCGATCCGCAGGCACTACGACTCGGTCGCGGCCGAGATCGCCGCCGCCGAGGAACGCCCCGACGAGTACGTACGCCCGTCCCGGGTCCGCTCCGTCGTCCTGGTCTCCAAGCTCCACAAGCCCACCCTCCGCGCCCTGGCCTACGCCAAGCTCATGCACGCGCACGAGCTGGAGGCGCTGACCGTCAACGTCGACCCGGTCGAGACGAAGGCGCTCAGGGAGGAGTGGGAGCGGCGCGGCATCAACGTCCCGCTCAAGATCCTCGACTCCCCGTACCGCGAGATCACCCGCCCGGTGATCGAGTACGTCAAGAACATCCGCCGTGAGAGCCCGCGCGACGCCGTCTCCGTCTACATCCCGGAGTACGTCGTCGGGCACTGGTACGAGCACCTGCTCCACAACCAGTCCGCACTCCGCCTCAAGGGCAGGCTGCTCTTCACCCCCGGCGTCATGGTCACCTCGGTCCCGTACCAGCTCCAGTCCTCCGAGGCCGCGAAGAAGCGGGCCCGCAAGCGCCAGGACTGGAACGCGCCCGGCTCGGTCCGCCGCGGCCCGGTGGAGAAGCGCCAGAAGGAACCGACCGCAAAGAGCAACTAG
- a CDS encoding cytochrome P450 family protein, with product MTETVKSAADPAIPDRTDQPDSLGGIEVLASLSPDFTADPYTAFRRLRERGPVHQVVGPDRGVVWLVVGYEAAREAFGSPHLSRDWQRDYRQPGWEPPYALNMLGNSNMLMSDPPHHTRLRKLVSQEFTARRVEGMRQRVQEITDELLDGMTADGARGADIIEAFASPLPMIVIAELLGVPGLDRASFHAWSNETLAPTSPEAEKEAYEHVMPYLAGLIAAKRESPGEDLLSALVHTVDEGGDRLTEDELISLAFLLLVAGHETTVNTIGNAVRALFDHPDQLAAVRADPAGLAAGLVEETLRYDGPVATTTPRIALEDTEIGGVRVPRGAIVLIAMAGADHDPARFPDPERFDVRRSDARSNLSFGHGIHFCLGAPLARLEGEVALRTLLERCPDLAADGEPGEWLPGMLIRGRRTLPVRW from the coding sequence GTGACCGAGACCGTGAAATCCGCAGCCGATCCCGCGATACCCGACAGAACAGACCAGCCCGACAGCCTCGGCGGGATCGAGGTTCTCGCCTCGCTCAGCCCCGACTTCACCGCCGACCCGTACACCGCCTTCCGCCGGCTGCGCGAGCGCGGTCCGGTGCACCAGGTGGTGGGGCCCGACAGGGGGGTGGTATGGCTCGTGGTCGGGTACGAGGCCGCGCGCGAGGCCTTCGGCTCCCCGCACCTCAGCCGGGACTGGCAGCGCGACTACCGGCAGCCCGGCTGGGAGCCGCCGTACGCCCTGAACATGCTCGGCAACTCCAACATGCTGATGAGCGACCCGCCCCACCACACCCGGTTACGGAAGCTGGTGTCCCAGGAGTTCACGGCCCGGCGGGTCGAGGGGATGCGGCAGCGCGTCCAGGAGATCACCGACGAGCTGCTGGACGGCATGACGGCGGACGGAGCGCGCGGCGCCGACATCATCGAGGCCTTCGCCTCCCCGCTCCCCATGATCGTCATCGCCGAACTGCTCGGCGTCCCGGGCCTGGACCGCGCCTCCTTCCACGCCTGGTCCAACGAGACCCTCGCGCCCACCAGCCCCGAGGCGGAGAAGGAGGCGTACGAGCATGTCATGCCGTATCTCGCCGGCCTCATCGCCGCGAAGCGCGAGAGCCCCGGGGAGGACCTGCTCAGCGCCCTCGTCCACACGGTCGACGAGGGCGGCGACCGGCTCACCGAGGACGAGCTGATCTCGTTGGCCTTCCTGCTGCTCGTCGCCGGGCACGAGACGACGGTCAACACCATCGGCAACGCGGTGCGCGCGCTCTTCGATCACCCCGACCAGCTGGCGGCCGTACGGGCCGATCCGGCCGGGCTGGCGGCGGGGCTGGTGGAGGAGACGCTGCGCTACGACGGGCCGGTGGCGACCACCACGCCGCGCATCGCCCTGGAGGACACCGAGATCGGCGGTGTACGGGTGCCGCGCGGCGCCATCGTGCTGATCGCCATGGCCGGCGCGGACCACGACCCGGCGCGCTTCCCCGACCCGGAACGCTTCGACGTACGGCGCAGCGACGCCCGGAGCAATCTCTCCTTCGGGCACGGAATCCACTTCTGCCTGGGCGCCCCTCTCGCCCGCCTGGAGGGCGAGGTCGCGCTGCGCACGCTGCTGGAGCGCTGCCCGGACCTGGCGGCGGACGGGGAGCCGGGCGAGTGGCTCCCGGGCATGCTGATCCGGGGGAGGCGGACGCTGCCGGTGCGGTGGTGA